In Anseongella ginsenosidimutans, one genomic interval encodes:
- a CDS encoding SdiA-regulated domain-containing protein, whose translation MKALFLTPLVLVACAGTSSKMPASLPEGYTYENLQEIELEKELEEISGITYDGGGFLAHNDEEGIIYRLDKSYRIKASLPFGEEGDYEELKKVNEALYVLKSKGHIWSMGYDGTRLNMIQEHKWPGEKAEFEAMFYDKEKRSLVLICKNEKGDKETRITRGYAFYPEESRFGKEAVFNLEWDEAARVAGTEIKALHPSAAAVHPLTGAIYILASIEKLLLVADREGGVKEVHRLGKELFAQPEGITFDEAGNLYISNEAGDAGAATLLAFSYQAAN comes from the coding sequence ATGAAAGCTTTATTTTTAACGCCCCTCGTGCTGGTGGCCTGCGCGGGGACTTCCTCGAAAATGCCCGCCTCCTTGCCGGAAGGCTATACATACGAAAACCTGCAGGAAATCGAACTTGAAAAGGAACTGGAAGAGATCTCCGGCATAACCTATGACGGCGGCGGATTCCTGGCCCATAACGATGAAGAAGGGATCATTTACCGGCTGGATAAGTCATACCGCATAAAAGCCTCCCTCCCCTTTGGCGAAGAAGGCGATTACGAGGAGCTGAAAAAGGTCAATGAGGCGCTGTACGTATTAAAGAGCAAGGGGCATATCTGGTCCATGGGCTACGACGGAACAAGGCTTAACATGATACAGGAACATAAATGGCCCGGCGAAAAAGCGGAATTTGAGGCGATGTTCTATGATAAGGAGAAGCGCTCCCTGGTGCTGATCTGCAAAAATGAAAAAGGAGACAAGGAAACGCGTATCACCCGCGGCTATGCTTTTTACCCCGAAGAAAGCCGTTTTGGGAAGGAAGCTGTATTCAATCTCGAATGGGACGAAGCCGCCCGCGTAGCCGGAACGGAAATTAAAGCGCTGCACCCTTCCGCGGCGGCCGTTCACCCGCTCACCGGTGCAATTTATATCCTTGCCTCGATAGAGAAATTATTGCTGGTGGCGGACCGGGAAGGCGGAGTAAAGGAAGTCCACCGGCTCGGCAAGGAACTATTTGCCCAGCCGGAGGGAATTACTTTTGACGAGGCCGGGAACCTGTATATTAGCAATGAAGCGGGTGATGCCGGAGCAGCCACGCTCCTGGCCTTTTCTTACCAGGCGGCTAATTGA
- a CDS encoding BamA/TamA family outer membrane protein — protein MRSEENDERFIRDYAGLHPQDELFTHRTFAGLVAGFEIDTRNHELTPTRGFSWNTTFKGMQQVQGEKDRYGQLQTELRLFTSFNLNPRLVIANRIGAGYTFGEPGFYQLLYLGGKQNLRGYRNFRFAGESMFYHNIELRLKLFDFTSYLFPGSVGLTGFHDIGRVWRPGEDSDKWHQGYGGGIYLVPAEMLVLSGSVGFSEEEILPSVSLGFQF, from the coding sequence ATGCGGAGCGAGGAGAACGATGAGCGCTTTATCCGGGATTATGCCGGGCTGCACCCGCAGGACGAATTATTTACCCACAGGACCTTCGCCGGCCTGGTTGCCGGTTTTGAAATAGATACCAGGAACCATGAGCTGACACCGACCAGGGGCTTTTCCTGGAATACGACTTTTAAAGGAATGCAGCAGGTGCAGGGTGAAAAAGACCGGTATGGGCAATTGCAAACGGAGCTGCGCCTGTTTACGAGTTTTAACCTGAACCCGCGGCTGGTGATCGCCAATCGCATCGGCGCGGGATATACCTTTGGGGAACCCGGGTTTTACCAGCTTTTATACCTTGGCGGAAAGCAGAATCTCCGGGGTTACCGGAATTTTCGCTTTGCGGGAGAAAGCATGTTCTATCACAATATCGAGCTTCGTTTGAAACTATTTGATTTTACTTCGTATCTTTTTCCCGGCTCGGTGGGCCTGACCGGCTTTCACGATATCGGGCGCGTCTGGCGGCCCGGCGAAGATTCGGATAAATGGCATCAAGGTTATGGCGGCGGGATTTACCTGGTGCCTGCGGAGATGCTGGTGCTGAGCGGATCGGTCGGATTTTCGGAAGAAGAAATACTTCCGTCTGTTTCCCTGGGTTTTCAGTTCTGA
- a CDS encoding glycerophosphodiester phosphodiesterase family protein produces the protein MGTIVIQGAEDASAEDFVLRGDNAGKFKIKKGNQLFIRGKYAKSAEKWVDLAIGTADGQLSADFRILKDQFHTNGVIAHRGAWKNTKVPQNSIASFEEAVKLGCEGSEFDVHLSADSVTILFHDRDKEGLVIEKTSYKDLSEERLSNGEVLPELVDFLKAAMNQNTTKMVLEIKPSAVSKERGIALTEMVVRQVREAKAQAWVDYISFGYDICQRLLELDPYANVAYLNGDKAPSEVAADKLFGLDYNQKVFREHPDWITEAKEQGLTLNVWTVNKAEDMDWFLEKEFDFITTDEPELLLEKVKK, from the coding sequence GTGGGAACCATTGTTATCCAGGGAGCGGAAGATGCTTCCGCGGAGGATTTCGTGCTTCGCGGAGACAATGCCGGTAAATTCAAAATAAAAAAGGGCAACCAGCTATTTATTCGCGGCAAATATGCCAAGTCCGCTGAAAAATGGGTTGACCTTGCCATTGGTACTGCGGACGGCCAGCTGAGTGCGGATTTCAGGATACTGAAAGATCAGTTTCATACCAATGGGGTAATTGCCCACAGGGGTGCCTGGAAAAACACAAAGGTTCCCCAGAATTCCATCGCCTCATTTGAAGAAGCGGTGAAGCTGGGATGTGAAGGGTCCGAATTCGACGTGCATCTAAGCGCGGATTCCGTGACCATTCTTTTTCATGACCGCGACAAGGAAGGGCTCGTCATTGAGAAGACCAGCTATAAGGACCTTTCTGAAGAGAGATTGAGCAACGGAGAGGTACTTCCCGAACTTGTTGACTTTCTCAAGGCGGCAATGAATCAGAATACGACAAAGATGGTACTGGAAATCAAGCCTTCGGCCGTTAGCAAGGAACGGGGGATCGCACTGACCGAAATGGTCGTGAGGCAGGTGCGGGAAGCAAAGGCACAGGCCTGGGTGGATTACATCAGTTTCGGATATGATATTTGCCAGCGGCTGCTGGAGCTGGACCCCTATGCTAATGTGGCTTACCTGAACGGGGACAAGGCCCCCTCTGAGGTAGCTGCCGATAAGTTATTCGGCCTTGATTATAACCAGAAGGTATTCCGGGAACACCCTGACTGGATCACGGAAGCAAAGGAACAAGGGCTTACGCTCAACGTCTGGACCGTGAATAAGGCGGAAGATATGGATTGGTTCCTTGAAAAAGAATTTGATTTTATCACCACCGACGAACCTGAGTTACTGCTTGAAAAAGTGAAGAAGTAG
- a CDS encoding RagB/SusD family nutrient uptake outer membrane protein: protein MPFNIARGNQNVVDPYNNYWDGRSQAEPLFRGIRDCNIFLEKIHEVPDIDDFEKHKWMAEVNFLKAYFHFYLLRMYGPIPIMDENLPITSGTDAVKVERQHVDTCFNYIVNLLDKAAADLPEEIELEAIEAGRITKPIAKAVKAKVLIYAASPLFNGNKDYTGYVGNSGEQLFDPQYSVEKWERAAEACKEAIELSHATGHELFYWQPNQPDISEQTIAKMHIRNSVTEEWNREIIWSNTNSMTSFTQWASQARLVPEPTANIQSLLAPTMRMAELFYTENGVPITEDKTWDYAGRFQLRTATPEEKYLIKEGYQTVALHFQRETRFYASLAFDGAIWYGQGRFNDDDPFYVQAKMGQNAARKAVAYYSVTGYWPKKLVNFNNPVSLGVSYAAEAYPWPEIRLADLYLLYAEALNETNGPGPEPLKWINLVRERASLKTVEESWSAYSKTPGKYQNQNGLREIIHQERMIEMAFEGQRFWDLRRWKKAEQVMNSPIRGWTTEEEEATGYYQVQTLFNQAFQKRDYFWPIREQSLIENEKLIQSPGW from the coding sequence GTGCCTTTTAATATTGCAAGGGGGAACCAGAATGTAGTAGATCCCTATAATAATTACTGGGACGGAAGAAGCCAGGCCGAGCCTTTGTTCAGAGGGATCCGCGATTGCAATATCTTCCTGGAAAAGATCCACGAGGTGCCTGATATCGACGATTTCGAAAAGCATAAGTGGATGGCGGAAGTGAATTTCCTGAAGGCCTATTTTCATTTCTACCTTCTCCGGATGTACGGGCCTATTCCGATCATGGATGAGAACCTGCCGATTACCAGCGGTACGGATGCCGTGAAAGTGGAAAGGCAGCATGTGGATACCTGTTTTAACTATATCGTAAACCTGCTGGACAAGGCGGCGGCAGACCTTCCCGAAGAAATAGAGCTGGAAGCAATCGAGGCAGGTCGAATAACAAAGCCGATCGCCAAGGCCGTAAAGGCAAAAGTGTTAATATATGCCGCCAGCCCATTGTTTAACGGGAATAAGGATTATACTGGTTATGTAGGAAACAGCGGAGAGCAATTATTCGATCCGCAATATTCGGTGGAAAAATGGGAACGGGCGGCGGAAGCCTGCAAGGAAGCCATCGAACTCAGCCATGCTACCGGACACGAATTGTTCTACTGGCAGCCTAACCAACCGGATATTTCCGAACAGACAATTGCCAAAATGCATATCAGGAATAGTGTGACCGAAGAGTGGAACCGGGAGATTATCTGGTCCAATACCAATAGCATGACCAGTTTTACGCAATGGGCCTCCCAGGCCAGGCTGGTCCCGGAACCAACCGCCAATATTCAATCATTGCTGGCGCCCACCATGCGAATGGCAGAATTGTTCTATACGGAAAACGGCGTGCCTATTACAGAGGACAAGACCTGGGATTATGCGGGCAGATTTCAGTTACGGACCGCCACGCCGGAAGAGAAATATTTGATCAAAGAAGGTTACCAGACGGTTGCGCTCCATTTTCAGCGGGAAACGCGGTTTTATGCGAGTCTCGCATTTGACGGTGCAATATGGTACGGCCAGGGCAGGTTCAACGACGATGATCCTTTCTACGTACAGGCAAAAATGGGCCAGAACGCCGCCCGGAAAGCGGTTGCCTATTATTCCGTAACCGGCTACTGGCCCAAAAAGCTTGTCAATTTCAATAACCCGGTAAGCCTTGGAGTCTCTTATGCCGCCGAAGCTTATCCCTGGCCCGAGATCAGGCTTGCCGATCTTTACCTGTTGTATGCAGAAGCACTGAACGAGACGAATGGACCCGGCCCGGAACCCTTAAAGTGGATCAACCTTGTGCGGGAACGGGCGAGTTTGAAAACCGTGGAAGAATCCTGGTCGGCTTATTCGAAAACACCCGGTAAATATCAGAATCAGAATGGCCTCAGGGAAATAATTCACCAGGAGCGGATGATAGAGATGGCATTTGAAGGACAGCGTTTCTGGGACCTCAGGAGGTGGAAAAAAGCCGAACAGGTAATGAATTCGCCGATAAGAGGCTGGACAACGGAGGAGGAAGAGGCCACCGGTTACTACCAGGTTCAAACACTATTTAACCAAGCCTTTCAAAAGCGCGACTATTTCTGGCCTATACGCGAGCAATCATTGATCGAAAATGAAAAGCTCATTCAAAGCCCGGGATGGTAA
- a CDS encoding DUF4998 domain-containing protein — MQLQKYKKCGLLYAFLVGLAGCCLLACSKMDDTYDEFLEGGERIYTGRVDSVAAYSGYKRVALSWLLISDPKITYCKVLWNNGTDSLRIPVIRSTGVDTIHVVLDNLEEGVYTFDIYTGDDKGHSSLKVSAIGRAYGDEYTGNMPDMPFSRAKWSDDKTTIKWGFKEGNDILTGVELNYTDRSGGEQRMVVFPDSLETVMEDYKKGTEFRYRTMYLPDSTAIDTLYTDYLTVSPLIEHEMDKSAFAEYVLPSDAPSAWGWLLPMLWDGNINAPNGFHTPSDVGFPHHYTFDLGKETVLSRFKLWQRGAAAGDGYLYSGGNPKQFEVWGSTAPAADGSWEGWTKLLDAQSFKPSGLPVGQLTDEDKAYAAAGEEFHFPSNTPPVRYIRVKVINNWRGDPYSHSNEITFWEVEN, encoded by the coding sequence ATGCAGTTACAAAAATATAAGAAATGCGGACTGTTGTACGCTTTCTTGGTTGGTTTGGCGGGCTGCTGCCTCCTTGCCTGCAGCAAAATGGACGATACTTATGACGAGTTCCTGGAAGGGGGTGAACGAATCTACACCGGCAGGGTTGATTCGGTAGCGGCTTATTCAGGGTACAAACGCGTGGCCCTCTCATGGCTGCTGATCTCCGACCCGAAGATTACCTATTGTAAGGTCTTATGGAACAACGGTACTGATTCCCTGCGCATACCGGTAATTCGGAGTACCGGTGTTGACACCATACACGTAGTCCTGGACAATCTTGAAGAGGGCGTGTACACATTTGATATTTATACCGGCGATGACAAAGGGCATTCCTCGCTTAAAGTAAGCGCTATTGGCCGGGCTTACGGCGACGAATACACCGGCAATATGCCGGATATGCCTTTCAGCCGCGCCAAATGGTCGGATGATAAAACGACCATCAAATGGGGTTTCAAAGAAGGAAACGACATTCTCACCGGGGTGGAACTGAACTACACGGATCGTTCAGGCGGGGAACAGCGCATGGTGGTATTCCCGGACAGCCTTGAAACTGTTATGGAAGATTATAAAAAAGGCACGGAGTTCCGCTACCGTACCATGTACCTCCCGGATTCCACCGCTATTGATACCCTGTATACGGATTATCTGACCGTTTCACCCCTAATAGAACATGAAATGGATAAATCCGCCTTTGCGGAATACGTCCTTCCCTCGGATGCCCCTTCGGCCTGGGGATGGCTGCTGCCAATGCTGTGGGACGGGAATATCAATGCGCCGAACGGATTCCATACGCCTTCGGATGTAGGTTTTCCTCATCATTATACCTTTGACCTGGGTAAGGAAACTGTGCTGAGCCGTTTCAAACTCTGGCAGCGCGGCGCTGCTGCAGGTGACGGTTACCTGTACTCCGGCGGGAACCCGAAGCAATTTGAGGTCTGGGGCTCCACCGCGCCCGCCGCCGACGGCAGCTGGGAGGGCTGGACAAAGCTCCTGGACGCTCAGTCCTTCAAACCTTCCGGCCTCCCGGTAGGGCAGCTGACGGATGAGGACAAGGCTTATGCCGCAGCCGGGGAAGAGTTTCACTTTCCGTCGAACACACCTCCCGTACGGTATATCCGTGTAAAAGTGATCAATAACTGGAGAGGCGATCCTTATTCCCACTCCAATGAGATCACGTTCTGGGAAGTGGAGAATTAA
- a CDS encoding metallophosphoesterase, whose protein sequence is MPFSSKLRIVFLVLTAMFVAASLSAQERNAGPRQRVILIGDAGRLLNGRAIVPEAAASMINPGDSRVTVVFLGDNVYDKGLPGEEDKNYSESVHILQRQLAPFEGYKAAVYMIPGNHDWQKGGPLGWDRIKRQAAWVDSLPGDRVVFLPQGGCPGPEEITLGDSVVLVIVDTQWWLHPFEKPGEDSDCDCKNREEVLAALEDIAWRNRHKKIVFAAHHAFRTHGIHGGYFTLKQHIFPLTDLHPDWYFPLPLVGSIYPLSRGVFGDIQDLQHPEYRYMVKSMEEAMEAAEDVTWVGGHDHALQLLRDKERYYIVSGSGINMERVRTASNTLFASGKRGFAEILFLENGNKEIRFFEVDTAGNARLAFKKELPAGARPAEAELAGGTSLRRKLRQRPAMGQESPGRKTSLQRKMCQRRTVWPEPARRKSLCQSGQKRHPGTVLPWPLLLSTMKRGKCTGFFSVRIIAGSGPLPLKCGFSGLKKKWEGWKL, encoded by the coding sequence ATGCCATTCTCCAGCAAGCTCCGTATCGTTTTCCTGGTATTGACAGCAATGTTCGTTGCTGCTTCTCTCTCCGCGCAGGAAAGGAACGCGGGGCCGCGTCAGCGGGTAATACTGATAGGGGATGCCGGGCGTTTGCTGAACGGAAGGGCGATCGTTCCGGAAGCTGCCGCCAGCATGATAAACCCGGGCGACAGCCGGGTGACCGTCGTTTTCCTGGGTGATAATGTATACGATAAAGGCTTACCCGGCGAAGAAGACAAAAACTATTCGGAAAGCGTGCATATCCTGCAGCGGCAATTAGCTCCCTTTGAGGGTTATAAGGCGGCTGTTTATATGATTCCCGGGAATCATGACTGGCAAAAGGGCGGCCCGCTTGGCTGGGACCGTATTAAAAGGCAGGCCGCCTGGGTGGATAGCCTCCCCGGAGACCGGGTAGTTTTTTTACCGCAGGGAGGCTGTCCCGGCCCGGAAGAAATAACGCTGGGTGATAGTGTTGTCCTGGTGATCGTGGATACGCAATGGTGGCTGCATCCTTTTGAAAAGCCGGGAGAGGACAGCGATTGCGACTGCAAGAACCGGGAAGAAGTGCTGGCGGCGCTGGAAGACATTGCCTGGCGCAACCGGCATAAGAAAATAGTTTTCGCAGCGCATCATGCTTTCCGCACTCATGGTATCCACGGCGGGTATTTCACCTTAAAACAGCATATTTTCCCCTTAACCGACCTCCATCCGGACTGGTATTTCCCACTGCCCCTGGTTGGCTCCATTTACCCGCTTAGCAGGGGTGTGTTCGGCGATATCCAGGACCTGCAGCATCCCGAGTACCGGTATATGGTGAAGTCTATGGAAGAAGCAATGGAAGCGGCAGAGGATGTCACCTGGGTAGGCGGGCATGATCATGCCCTGCAGCTTCTGCGGGACAAGGAGCGATATTATATCGTCAGCGGCTCGGGTATCAATATGGAACGGGTAAGAACCGCTTCCAATACCTTGTTTGCTTCCGGGAAGAGAGGATTTGCAGAGATCCTGTTTTTGGAGAACGGGAATAAGGAAATCCGTTTCTTTGAAGTAGATACGGCCGGGAATGCCCGTCTGGCTTTCAAAAAGGAACTGCCGGCAGGAGCCCGCCCGGCGGAAGCTGAGCTTGCAGGGGGGACCAGCTTGCGGCGGAAGCTGCGCCAGCGGCCGGCGATGGGGCAGGAGTCCCCGGGACGAAAGACCAGCTTGCAACGAAAGATGTGCCAGCGGCGGACGGTGTGGCCGGAGCCCGCCCGGCGGAAGAGCCTGTGCCAGTCCGGTCAAAAAAGGCATCCCGGGACAGTATTACCGTGGCCATTGCTCCTGAGTACGATGAAGCGGGGGAAATGCACCGGTTTTTTTTCGGTCAGAATTATCGCCGGCTCTGGGCCACTCCCGTTAAAATGCGGGTTTTCCGGCTTGAAGAAGAAATGGGAGGGCTGGAAATTGTAA
- a CDS encoding DUF5000 domain-containing lipoprotein gives MNTNKVFLGFLGMLMIVSACKKDQHKMTPLDNDGAAPAAISNVEVENLPGAARISYTLPDDEDLLYVVAECETENGIKEGKASLFGNGLLLDGFGDTRERKVTLYAVDRGENKSEPVTVNIQPLTPPMQMIRNSVEVNEDFGGVKINFKNELEAPVVINILTPDSVGEWSEVETWYTSQEEGAFSIRGFEAKKRKFAIYVRDQWENLSDTLIVEKVPLFEEELDKSNFSQYNLHSDASAGYGWVMTRMWDGSVDEPNGFHTAPGSTFPHHYTFDLGGVYQLSRYTMWQRGLISGTDFLYAHGNPRQWEIWGATDPASDGSWDGWTKLADCESIKPSGSPIGTVTNEDREYAMRGHEFLIPLEAPAVRYIRLKIINTWGGASYSHVMELSFWGAGQ, from the coding sequence ATGAATACTAATAAAGTTTTTTTAGGGTTTCTTGGCATGCTGATGATAGTTTCAGCCTGTAAAAAGGATCAGCATAAAATGACGCCCCTCGACAACGACGGTGCGGCGCCCGCTGCCATATCCAATGTTGAGGTGGAGAACCTGCCCGGTGCCGCCAGAATATCGTATACCTTGCCGGACGATGAGGATCTGCTCTATGTAGTGGCCGAATGCGAAACGGAGAACGGAATCAAGGAAGGAAAGGCTTCTCTTTTTGGCAATGGCTTGCTCCTGGACGGGTTTGGTGATACCAGGGAGCGGAAAGTAACCCTGTATGCCGTAGATCGCGGCGAAAATAAATCTGAACCGGTAACGGTAAACATACAACCCCTGACACCTCCCATGCAAATGATCCGTAACTCAGTAGAAGTGAACGAGGACTTTGGGGGAGTGAAGATAAATTTCAAGAATGAGCTGGAAGCGCCGGTGGTAATCAACATTCTTACCCCGGACTCTGTGGGGGAATGGTCGGAGGTGGAAACATGGTATACCAGCCAGGAAGAAGGAGCTTTTTCTATCAGGGGTTTTGAAGCAAAGAAGCGGAAGTTTGCCATTTATGTCCGCGATCAGTGGGAAAACCTTTCCGATACGCTGATCGTAGAAAAGGTTCCCTTGTTTGAAGAAGAACTGGATAAATCAAATTTCTCCCAATATAACCTGCATTCGGACGCGTCCGCGGGCTATGGCTGGGTCATGACCAGGATGTGGGATGGCAGCGTGGACGAACCCAACGGATTTCACACCGCTCCCGGTTCTACTTTCCCTCATCATTATACGTTTGATCTTGGCGGTGTTTACCAGTTGAGCCGTTACACGATGTGGCAAAGGGGGCTTATCAGCGGCACCGATTTCTTATACGCTCACGGAAATCCAAGGCAATGGGAAATCTGGGGCGCTACCGATCCCGCATCCGACGGAAGCTGGGACGGCTGGACCAAGCTGGCGGATTGCGAATCAATTAAACCTTCCGGCTCACCGATCGGGACTGTGACAAATGAAGACAGGGAGTATGCCATGAGAGGGCATGAATTCCTTATTCCCCTGGAGGCGCCGGCCGTGCGGTATATCCGGCTTAAGATCATCAATACCTGGGGCGGGGCCTCTTATTCTCATGTTATGGAACTTTCTTTCTGGGGTGCGGGGCAATGA
- a CDS encoding GAF domain-containing protein has protein sequence MDVLSTPFPGQVLPQLNWELSFRPYLDFIEAQISRSRSTTHKTYLEAIAAILRQNPVLLEPIEDFSILENFSELAELIKLNHVQRDIRGEEPMFAIGTPFPMQLFSYSENFRALMLDEQNMCKSCLSCEFVDSDHLRKLYWMVLEKCYGLDLDQRLLPDTFLRLKDEGRMRRKHYRFSVNHHFVNLRHSSGLPPLQQEWIDFALGLIRHAGDLKIPLPLEDFIAEGFMVFTIRDETEEMSLQELQRTIADMHTVPEETTFTNIKQATLSLLGKDEVELGILPFIRINKQYRYHAAYNRSSVIFELLSRELPEEKLSDIFHKLLNRYLERKEGGWLIYNDLEESAEENEVEQLMNRYGFQSLGIFPVWHREKLLGILEVASKKQQVIDTKLTRKIEQALPLYREFLTYQTGRLAERMNSYIMRRYTAIQPAVQWKFNEAAWKAFAENIVGAKDGQAAPENIRFENLHPFYGAVDVRNSSVERLNAVRQDLWLQLEYLEVLLDIAESTADVKEMQQKVQRWQQLINLNITLEEEVDLRDFLEESVSFVSTLKQGGLLPLDEARDFEQKMKDESSEFHSASWGFEQSLKQVNESLKASLEQAEATLQERIPHYFEKFKTDGWEFNLYAGESISPWRSFSEEDADAVCRWQLDTMIAMANASHAVRPKLLYPLNTTQLVFVHSNLVDISYRSDERRFDVEGAYSIRYEVIKKRIDKVRLLGSEERLTQPGTIAIVYVHSRNAVYYRKQLRTLISEGKLLPGIEMLDLEELQGISGLKALRVRINYRKL, from the coding sequence ATGGATGTGCTATCAACACCTTTTCCAGGGCAGGTCCTGCCTCAGCTGAATTGGGAATTATCATTCAGGCCTTACCTTGATTTTATAGAGGCGCAAATCAGCCGGAGCCGGAGTACTACCCATAAAACTTACCTGGAAGCAATTGCTGCAATTCTCCGGCAAAATCCTGTTTTGCTCGAACCGATTGAAGATTTCAGCATTCTTGAGAATTTTTCCGAACTGGCGGAATTGATAAAGCTGAACCATGTTCAGCGGGATATCCGGGGAGAAGAACCCATGTTTGCCATAGGCACTCCCTTTCCCATGCAATTATTTTCCTATTCGGAGAATTTCCGGGCCCTGATGCTGGATGAGCAAAATATGTGTAAGTCCTGCCTTTCCTGCGAGTTTGTGGACAGTGATCACCTGCGCAAACTTTACTGGATGGTACTGGAAAAATGCTACGGGCTGGACCTGGACCAGCGCCTGCTTCCGGATACTTTTTTACGGCTGAAGGACGAAGGCAGGATGAGGCGAAAGCATTACCGTTTTTCGGTGAACCATCATTTCGTTAACCTGAGGCACAGCAGCGGCTTGCCCCCTTTGCAGCAGGAATGGATTGACTTTGCATTGGGCCTTATCCGCCATGCCGGCGATCTTAAAATACCACTGCCGCTGGAGGATTTTATTGCCGAAGGTTTCATGGTATTTACGATCCGGGATGAGACGGAAGAAATGTCTCTGCAGGAACTGCAGCGAACGATTGCCGATATGCATACGGTTCCGGAAGAAACGACCTTTACCAATATAAAACAGGCTACCTTATCCCTGCTGGGAAAGGACGAAGTTGAACTGGGCATTTTACCCTTTATCAGGATCAATAAGCAATACAGGTACCATGCCGCGTATAACCGGTCCAGCGTGATCTTTGAATTGCTTAGCCGGGAACTTCCGGAAGAAAAGCTAAGCGATATCTTCCACAAACTTCTTAACAGGTACCTGGAGCGTAAGGAAGGCGGATGGCTTATTTACAATGACCTGGAAGAAAGCGCGGAAGAAAATGAAGTGGAACAGCTGATGAACCGCTACGGGTTTCAAAGCCTGGGTATATTCCCCGTCTGGCATCGTGAAAAATTGCTGGGCATTTTGGAAGTAGCCAGTAAAAAGCAGCAGGTGATCGATACAAAACTAACCCGGAAAATAGAGCAGGCCCTTCCCCTTTACCGGGAATTCTTAACCTACCAGACCGGCAGGCTGGCAGAACGTATGAATTCCTATATCATGCGCCGATACACGGCCATACAGCCCGCTGTGCAATGGAAGTTCAACGAGGCTGCCTGGAAGGCCTTTGCGGAAAATATCGTGGGAGCAAAAGACGGCCAGGCCGCTCCCGAGAATATCCGTTTTGAAAACCTTCATCCCTTTTATGGCGCGGTAGACGTCCGGAACTCTTCCGTGGAGCGTCTAAACGCGGTGCGGCAGGACCTGTGGTTGCAGCTGGAGTATCTTGAAGTATTGCTGGATATTGCGGAATCCACCGCAGACGTAAAGGAGATGCAGCAAAAAGTACAGCGGTGGCAGCAATTGATCAATCTCAATATCACCCTGGAAGAGGAGGTAGACCTGCGCGATTTCCTGGAAGAAAGCGTGAGCTTTGTCAGTACGTTAAAGCAGGGAGGGCTGCTCCCCCTGGACGAGGCCCGGGATTTCGAACAGAAAATGAAGGATGAAAGCAGCGAGTTTCATTCGGCAAGCTGGGGGTTTGAACAAAGCCTGAAGCAAGTGAATGAGTCCCTGAAGGCTTCTCTTGAACAGGCCGAAGCAACGCTGCAGGAAAGGATCCCTCATTATTTTGAAAAGTTCAAGACCGACGGCTGGGAATTCAATCTGTATGCCGGGGAAAGCATTTCTCCCTGGCGCTCCTTTTCAGAGGAAGACGCGGATGCCGTATGTCGCTGGCAGCTGGATACCATGATCGCGATGGCGAATGCTTCCCACGCAGTAAGGCCGAAGCTATTATATCCTCTGAATACCACCCAGCTGGTTTTTGTTCATAGTAACCTGGTTGATATTAGCTACCGTTCCGATGAGCGGCGGTTCGACGTGGAAGGCGCGTACAGCATCCGGTATGAAGTAATAAAAAAGCGGATTGATAAGGTGCGTTTGCTCGGCAGCGAAGAACGGCTCACCCAACCCGGAACCATTGCCATTGTGTATGTGCATAGCCGCAACGCCGTCTATTACAGGAAGCAGCTGCGCACGCTTATCTCGGAAGGGAAGCTCTTGCCCGGCATTGAAATGCTCGATCTTGAAGAATTGCAGGGAATCAGCGGATTGAAAGCCCTGCGCGTACGTATAAATTACCGGAAGTTATGA